A genome region from Variovorax paradoxus includes the following:
- a CDS encoding branched-chain amino acid ABC transporter permease, with product MKKASFLLPVACAVAIGIAGPLMGNYASDFVVKVMILSIFALSLELLVGMTGLVSLGHAAFYGIGAYVTVLASGSDGGNFALLLPLAMGAAALYALFVGALSLRTRGVYFIMVTLAFAQMAFFVFHDTKVGGGSDGIYMYVRPALGALDMENRTVLFYVVLASLVFTYGLLALIRRSRFGAALAGIRVNEQRMRAAGFSVYGYKLAAFVLAGALAGLAGFLLASRDGVVNPELMAWHNSGEVLLMVILGGLGHLRGAVIGAIAFTLLKEIFSTHAVMGPLADHWQLTLGLTIIVFVALLPKGLIGLVKRLSPKEAA from the coding sequence ATGAAGAAGGCTTCGTTCCTGCTGCCCGTGGCCTGCGCGGTGGCCATCGGCATCGCCGGTCCGCTGATGGGCAACTACGCGTCGGACTTCGTCGTGAAGGTGATGATCCTGTCGATCTTCGCGCTGAGCCTGGAGCTGCTCGTGGGCATGACCGGCCTCGTGAGCCTGGGCCATGCGGCGTTCTACGGCATCGGCGCCTACGTGACGGTGCTGGCATCGGGCAGCGACGGCGGCAACTTCGCGCTGCTGCTGCCGCTGGCCATGGGCGCGGCCGCGCTGTATGCGCTCTTCGTCGGCGCGCTGAGCCTGCGCACGCGCGGCGTGTACTTCATCATGGTGACGCTGGCCTTCGCGCAGATGGCCTTCTTCGTGTTCCACGACACCAAGGTCGGCGGCGGCAGCGACGGCATCTACATGTACGTGCGCCCCGCCCTCGGCGCGCTCGACATGGAAAACCGCACCGTGCTGTTCTACGTGGTGCTGGCGTCGCTGGTGTTCACCTACGGGCTGCTGGCGCTCATCCGGCGCTCGCGCTTCGGCGCCGCGCTGGCGGGCATCCGCGTGAACGAACAGCGCATGCGCGCGGCCGGCTTCTCCGTGTACGGCTACAAGCTCGCGGCCTTCGTGCTGGCGGGTGCGCTCGCCGGTCTTGCAGGCTTCCTGCTGGCCTCGCGCGACGGCGTGGTCAACCCCGAGCTGATGGCCTGGCACAACTCGGGCGAGGTGCTGCTGATGGTGATCCTGGGCGGGCTCGGCCACCTGCGCGGCGCGGTGATCGGCGCGATCGCCTTCACGCTGCTGAAGGAGATCTTCTCGACGCATGCAGTGATGGGGCCGCTGGCCGATCACTGGCAGCTGACGCTGGGGCTGACCATCATCGTGTTCGTGGCGCTGCTG
- a CDS encoding branched-chain amino acid ABC transporter permease, which translates to MDFGTFLVQCLNSVQYGLLLFLVASGLTLIFGIMGVINLAHGSFYMIGAYMAFSLAPLFGDQFLLMLVAGVVLAAIFGYLLEWAFFSYLYQRDHLQQVLMTYGLILVFEELRSILVGNDVHGVKVPAWLDGSFALGNVMSYPWYRLFASAACIVLAVALYWVVNRTRLGMMIRAGASNRDMVRGLGIDVKRLYRIVFAAGVALAALAGMIAAPMSSVYPNMGASVLIICFVLVVIGGIGSITGALVASLLVGFVDTFGKVFFADLSGIGIYLLMAIVLIWKPEGLMGRRP; encoded by the coding sequence GTGGATTTCGGTACCTTCCTGGTCCAGTGCCTGAACTCGGTTCAGTACGGCCTGCTTCTTTTCCTCGTGGCCTCGGGGCTGACGCTGATCTTCGGGATCATGGGCGTCATCAACCTGGCGCACGGCAGCTTCTACATGATCGGCGCCTACATGGCGTTCTCGCTGGCGCCGCTGTTCGGCGACCAGTTCCTGCTGATGCTGGTGGCCGGCGTGGTGCTGGCGGCCATCTTCGGCTACCTTCTCGAATGGGCCTTCTTCAGCTACCTCTACCAGCGCGACCACCTGCAGCAGGTGCTGATGACCTACGGGCTCATCCTGGTGTTCGAGGAACTGCGCTCCATCCTGGTGGGCAACGACGTGCACGGGGTGAAGGTGCCCGCGTGGCTCGACGGCAGCTTCGCGCTGGGCAACGTCATGAGCTACCCGTGGTATCGCCTGTTCGCCTCGGCCGCGTGCATCGTGCTCGCGGTGGCGCTGTACTGGGTGGTGAACCGCACGCGCCTGGGCATGATGATCCGCGCCGGCGCGAGCAACCGCGACATGGTGCGCGGCCTGGGCATCGACGTGAAGCGGCTCTACCGCATCGTGTTCGCCGCGGGCGTGGCGCTGGCGGCGCTGGCCGGCATGATCGCCGCGCCGATGTCCTCGGTGTACCCGAACATGGGCGCGAGCGTGCTCATCATCTGCTTCGTGCTGGTGGTGATCGGCGGCATCGGCTCGATCACCGGCGCGCTGGTGGCCTCGCTGCTGGTGGGCTTCGTCGACACCTTCGGCAAGGTGTTCTTCGCCGACCTGAGCGGCATCGGCATCTACCTGCTGATGGCCATCGTGCTGATCTGGAAGCCCGAGGGGCTGATGGGGAGGCGGCCATGA
- a CDS encoding ABC transporter substrate-binding protein yields MTIRTARLALTAIAFAALASAAGAQGTGKLKVGLMLPYSGTYTALGVAIENGFKLYVDEQGGKLAGREIEYFKVDDESDPAKATDNVNKLIKRDNVDVIVGTVHSGVAMAMAKAAKESGTVLIVPNAGADAVTGPMCAPNIFRSSFSNWQPAYAMGEVAAKKEGKKKAMTITWKYAAGDESVNGFKEGFEKNGGKVDKQLTLPFPNVEFQALLTEIAAAKPDAVYAFFAGGGAVKFVKDYQAAGLNKTIPLYGPGFLTDGTLDAQGESAQGMLTTLHYADGLNTPRDNAFRTAYAKSFKLQPDVYSVQGYDAAQMLGVGLNATKGDISKKAEFAAAVEKAKIDSPRGAFTVSKSHNPVQDIYLRKVDGKENKLVSTAIKGLADPARGCRM; encoded by the coding sequence AAGGTCGGCCTGATGCTGCCCTACAGCGGCACCTACACCGCGCTGGGCGTGGCCATCGAGAACGGCTTCAAGCTCTACGTGGACGAACAGGGCGGCAAGCTCGCCGGCCGCGAGATCGAGTACTTCAAGGTCGACGACGAGTCCGACCCCGCCAAGGCTACCGACAACGTCAACAAGCTCATCAAGCGCGACAACGTCGACGTGATCGTGGGCACGGTGCACTCGGGCGTGGCCATGGCCATGGCCAAGGCCGCCAAGGAAAGCGGCACCGTGCTGATCGTGCCCAACGCCGGCGCCGATGCCGTCACGGGCCCGATGTGCGCGCCCAACATCTTCCGCAGCTCGTTCAGCAACTGGCAGCCGGCCTACGCCATGGGCGAGGTCGCGGCCAAGAAGGAAGGCAAGAAGAAGGCGATGACCATCACCTGGAAGTACGCGGCCGGCGACGAGTCGGTCAACGGCTTCAAGGAAGGCTTCGAGAAGAACGGCGGCAAGGTCGACAAGCAGCTCACCCTGCCCTTCCCCAACGTGGAGTTCCAGGCGCTGCTGACCGAGATCGCGGCGGCCAAGCCCGACGCGGTGTACGCCTTCTTCGCGGGAGGCGGCGCGGTGAAGTTCGTCAAGGACTACCAGGCCGCCGGCCTGAACAAGACCATCCCGCTGTACGGCCCCGGCTTCCTGACCGACGGCACGCTCGACGCGCAGGGCGAGTCGGCCCAGGGCATGCTCACCACGCTGCACTACGCCGACGGCCTGAACACGCCGCGCGACAACGCGTTCCGCACCGCATACGCCAAGTCGTTCAAGCTGCAGCCCGACGTGTACTCGGTGCAGGGCTACGACGCCGCGCAGATGCTGGGCGTGGGCCTGAACGCCACCAAGGGCGACATCTCGAAGAAGGCCGAGTTCGCGGCCGCGGTCGAGAAGGCGAAGATCGACAGCCCGCGCGGCGCGTTCACCGTGAGCAAGTCGCACAACCCGGTGCAGGACATCTACCTGCGCAAGGTGGACGGCAAGGAGAACAAGCTGGTGAGCACCGCCATCAAGGGCCTGGCCGACCCCGCCCGCGGTTGCCGGATGTAG